One part of the Arabidopsis thaliana chromosome 1 sequence genome encodes these proteins:
- a CDS encoding F-box and associated interaction domains-containing protein (F-box and associated interaction domains-containing protein; CONTAINS InterPro DOMAIN/s: F-box domain, cyclin-like (InterPro:IPR001810), F-box domain, Skp2-like (InterPro:IPR022364), F-box associated domain, type 1 (InterPro:IPR006527), F-box associated interaction domain (InterPro:IPR017451); BEST Arabidopsis thaliana protein match is: F-box and associated interaction domains-containing protein (TAIR:AT1G51320.1); Has 1610 Blast hits to 1571 proteins in 35 species: Archae - 0; Bacteria - 0; Metazoa - 0; Fungi - 0; Plants - 1609; Viruses - 0; Other Eukaryotes - 1 (source: NCBI BLink).) yields the protein MVSVNLPWELVEEILYRVPPQSLARFRTVCKQWNSLFDDNKFVNDHLVRSRPQFMFRTDSKMYSVAVNFSGPWIEVHELTLDIPGLNCEMPIWLYNYVDCDGLLFCTSYKFKGVLIWNPWLKQTRLFASNHHYPTKYVIGYDNKKRYKVLDYEFEPSSKLTIYEIGLYSKKVKDLESDSSWSVVQSNSVSLNGTLYWAGVDVNNGIFIRSFSFSTERLTTFCRLPLKYNEDNILALAVFRKDRFSLLKLCNKTSKIKIWLTKNSINNREIGLVEDVVWIKLMTVLIPDFPKLPFRWYNRPDLTYFLDNDDAKRLVICCYDETQQVYIYIVRRNIVKKIKIDLFEDLLDQSSPHLRTYIPSLVRPTQVKEDNNKLYVL from the coding sequence ATGGTCTCGGTGAACCTTCCATGGGAATTAGTGGAGGAGATCCTATATAGGGTTCCACCTCAATCTCTTGCTCGATTCAGGACCGTATGTAAGCAATGGAATTCTCTTTTTGACGACAACAAGTTTGTGAACGACCACTTGGTTCGATCACGACCACAATTCATGTTCCGAACAGATTCTAAGATGTATTCGGTAGCCGTTAATTTCAGTGGTCCATGGATAGAGGTCCATGAGTTAACCTTAGACATTCCTGGTTTGAATTGTGAGATGCCAATATGGCTATACAACTATGTTGATTGTGATGGCTTGTTGTTTTGTACTAGCTACAAGTTTAAAGGGGTCTTGATTTGGAACCCCTGGTTGAAACAAACTAGATTATTCGCATCCAATCATCATTATCCAACGAAATATGTCATAGGTTATGATAATAAGAAACGATACAAGGTGCTTGATTATGAATTTGAACCATCATCAAAATTGACGATTTATGAGATTGGGttatattcaaagaaagtTAAAGATTTGGAGTCTGATAGTTCTTGGTCAGTTGTCCAATCCAATAGTGTATCTCTGAATGGAACTTTATATTGGGCTGGTGTAGATGTTAACAATGGTATTTTCATTAGAAGCTTCAGTTTTTCAACAGAGAGACTAACAACTTTTTGTCGCCTACCTTTGAAGTACAATGAAGACAATATTCTAGCCCTTGCGGTTTTTAGGAAAGATCGGTTTTCGTTGTTAAAACTATGCAATAAAACATCAAAGATAAAGATTTGGTTGACAAAGAATAGTATAAATAATAGGGAGATAGGATTAGTAGAGGACGTGGTGTGGATAAAACTCATGACAGTGTTAATACCTGATTTCCCTAAATTGCCATTTCGTTGGTATAATCGTCCTGACCTAACTTACTTCCTTGACAACGATGATGCTAAGAGGCTCGTTATCTGTTGTTATGATGAAACTCAACAAGTTTACATCTACATCGTAAGAAGaaatattgtaaaaaaaatcaaaatagatCTCTTTGAGGATCTACTTGATCAATCTAGTCCTCATCTCCGTACTTATATCCCCAGTTTGGTTCGGCCTACCCAGGTCAAAGAGGACAATAACAAACTATAtgtattataa
- a CDS encoding alpha/beta-Hydrolases superfamily protein (alpha/beta-Hydrolases superfamily protein; FUNCTIONS IN: hydrolase activity; INVOLVED IN: biological_process unknown; LOCATED IN: cellular_component unknown; EXPRESSED IN: embryo, pedicel; EXPRESSED DURING: 4 anthesis, C globular stage; CONTAINS InterPro DOMAIN/s: Phospholipase/carboxylesterase (InterPro:IPR003140); BEST Arabidopsis thaliana protein match is: alpha/beta-Hydrolases superfamily protein (TAIR:AT5G20060.3); Has 403 Blast hits to 401 proteins in 109 species: Archae - 0; Bacteria - 69; Metazoa - 199; Fungi - 6; Plants - 109; Viruses - 0; Other Eukaryotes - 20 (source: NCBI BLink).), with the protein MASGSTRAKVTAEFHSKKKVTTEFGDTVTVTPRARHQATIVWLHDLNESGYDSSELVKSFSLYNVKWICPSSPLISNVGFGGAPARAWFKVNEFSSRMPDPYEMEGLKNSAAHVAGLLKNEPENVMKGVAGYGIGGALALHIATCYALGSFPIQIRAVVGINCWLPNRFIPFVGLAVSHRRLSFCRCRILVFE; encoded by the exons ATGGCTTCTg GTAGTACAAGGGCTAAAGTTACCGCTGagtttcattcaaaaaaaaaagttaccacTGAGTTTGGAGACACAGTTACTGTGACGCCTAGAGCAAGGCATCAGGCGACAATAGTTTGGCTTCATGATCTCAACGAATCTGGCTATGA TTCCTCTGAATTGGTAAAGAGCTTCTCGCTTTACAAT GTTAAGTGGATCTGTCCAAGCTCTCCTCTAATCTCTAACGTGGGTTTTGGTGGAGCACCAGCAAGGGCAT GGTTCAAGGTCAACGAATTTTCTAGTCGCATGCCTGATCCCTATGAGATGGAGGGTTTAAAGAATTCAGCTGCACATGTTGCTGGACTCTTAAAGAATGAACCAGAAAATG TGATGAAGGGCGTAGCAGGTTACGGTATTGGTGGAGCACTAGCTCTCCACATAGCGACTTGCTATGCACTTGGAAGTTTTCCTATTCAAATACGAGCTGTTGTCGGCATCAACTGCTGGCTTCCCAATAGATT tATTCCATTTGTTGGCTTGGCAGTTTCTCATCGTCGTTTGTCCTTTTGTCGTTGTCGGATTCTcgtttttgaataa
- a CDS encoding alpha/beta-Hydrolases superfamily protein: MASGLFSFQKSMASGSTRAKVTAEFHSKKKVTTEFGDTVTVTPRARHQATIVWLHDLNESGYDSSELVKSFSLYNVKWICPSSPLISNVGFGGAPARAWFKVNEFSSRMPDPYEMEGLKNSAAHVAGLLKNEPENVMKGVAGYGIGGALALHIATCYALGSFPIQIRAVVGINCWLPNRFKLGDQIESIPDATSRAGELSVLVTHGNNDKMVPYETGRSSAEKLSKAGFKQIKLKTIHLCDHAIVFQIMTEVSLWLTRKFELEGEPDTTV, from the exons ATGGCTTCTggtctgttttcttttcaaaagaGCATGGCTTCTG GTAGTACAAGGGCTAAAGTTACCGCTGagtttcattcaaaaaaaaaagttaccacTGAGTTTGGAGACACAGTTACTGTGACGCCTAGAGCAAGGCATCAGGCGACAATAGTTTGGCTTCATGATCTCAACGAATCTGGCTATGA TTCCTCTGAATTGGTAAAGAGCTTCTCGCTTTACAAT GTTAAGTGGATCTGTCCAAGCTCTCCTCTAATCTCTAACGTGGGTTTTGGTGGAGCACCAGCAAGGGCAT GGTTCAAGGTCAACGAATTTTCTAGTCGCATGCCTGATCCCTATGAGATGGAGGGTTTAAAGAATTCAGCTGCACATGTTGCTGGACTCTTAAAGAATGAACCAGAAAATG TGATGAAGGGCGTAGCAGGTTACGGTATTGGTGGAGCACTAGCTCTCCACATAGCGACTTGCTATGCACTTGGAAGTTTTCCTATTCAAATACGAGCTGTTGTCGGCATCAACTGCTGGCTTCCCAATAGATT cAAGTTAGGAGATCAAATAGAATCTATACCTGACGCTACATCGCGTGCTGGAGAGCTTTCGGTCTTAGTTACGCATGGAAATA ATGATAAAATGGTTCCTTATGAAACTGGAAGATCATCTGCTGAAAAACTTAGCAAGGCTGGATTTAAACAAATCAAGCTAAAAACAATTCATCT TTGTGACCATGCCATCGTTTTCCAGATAATGACCGAGGTCAGTCTCTGGTTGACAAGGAAGTTCGAGCTGGAGGGGGAGCCAGATACTACAGTATAA
- a CDS encoding alpha/beta-Hydrolases superfamily protein: MASGLFSFQKSMASGSTRAKVTAEFHSKKKVTTEFGDTVTVTPRARHQATIVWLHDLNESGYDSSELVKSFSLYNVKWICPSSPLISNVGFGGAPARAWFKVNEFSSRMPDPYEMEGLKNSAAHVAGLLKNEPENVMKGVAGYGIGGALALHIATCYALGSFPIQIRAVVGINCWLPNRFKLGDQIESIPDATSRAGELSVLVTHGNNDKMVPYETGRSSAEKLSKAGFKQIKLKTIHLYKPSTTFFSSLLSQLLYFRLLYYFTKLISSCAVVTMPSFSR; the protein is encoded by the exons ATGGCTTCTggtctgttttcttttcaaaagaGCATGGCTTCTG GTAGTACAAGGGCTAAAGTTACCGCTGagtttcattcaaaaaaaaaagttaccacTGAGTTTGGAGACACAGTTACTGTGACGCCTAGAGCAAGGCATCAGGCGACAATAGTTTGGCTTCATGATCTCAACGAATCTGGCTATGA TTCCTCTGAATTGGTAAAGAGCTTCTCGCTTTACAAT GTTAAGTGGATCTGTCCAAGCTCTCCTCTAATCTCTAACGTGGGTTTTGGTGGAGCACCAGCAAGGGCAT GGTTCAAGGTCAACGAATTTTCTAGTCGCATGCCTGATCCCTATGAGATGGAGGGTTTAAAGAATTCAGCTGCACATGTTGCTGGACTCTTAAAGAATGAACCAGAAAATG TGATGAAGGGCGTAGCAGGTTACGGTATTGGTGGAGCACTAGCTCTCCACATAGCGACTTGCTATGCACTTGGAAGTTTTCCTATTCAAATACGAGCTGTTGTCGGCATCAACTGCTGGCTTCCCAATAGATT cAAGTTAGGAGATCAAATAGAATCTATACCTGACGCTACATCGCGTGCTGGAGAGCTTTCGGTCTTAGTTACGCATGGAAATA ATGATAAAATGGTTCCTTATGAAACTGGAAGATCATCTGCTGAAAAACTTAGCAAGGCTGGATTTAAACAAATCAAGCTAAAAACAATTCATCTGTACAAACCGTcaactacttttttttcttcccttttaTCACAACTACTTTACTTCCGTTTGCTATATTATTTCACTAAATTGATCTCTTCATGTGCAGTTGTGACCATGCCATCGTTTTCCAGATAA
- a CDS encoding tRNA (5-methylaminomethyl-2-thiouridylate)-methyltransferase (transferases;tRNA (5-methylaminomethyl-2-thiouridylate)-methyltransferases; FUNCTIONS IN: tRNA (5-methylaminomethyl-2-thiouridylate)-methyltransferase activity, transferase activity; INVOLVED IN: tRNA processing, RNA processing; LOCATED IN: chloroplast, cytoplasm; EXPRESSED IN: 23 plant structures; EXPRESSED DURING: 13 growth stages; CONTAINS InterPro DOMAIN/s: Rossmann-like alpha/beta/alpha sandwich fold (InterPro:IPR014729), tRNA-specific 2-thiouridylase (InterPro:IPR004506); Has 8544 Blast hits to 8538 proteins in 2600 species: Archae - 0; Bacteria - 5626; Metazoa - 134; Fungi - 60; Plants - 58; Viruses - 0; Other Eukaryotes - 2666 (source: NCBI BLink).) — translation MFSAVAKPFLSPSPPLFRLPLSSISISFRVFPSFFSSSSSSQLPSPQSSNPITPLISSNRNYSRHAFIVDQYLSCSMPEKPLRVAVLLSGGVDSSVALRLLHAAGHSCTAFYLKIWFQEGFENFWNQCPWEDDLKYAKHVCEQVDVPLEVVHLTDEYWERVVSYIIEEYRCGRTPNPDVLCNTRIKFGAFMDAISDMEYDYVGSGHYAKVVHPPADQNDASSVLELSQDMVKDQTYFLSHLSQTQLKRLLFPLGCVKKDEVRKLATQFDLPNKDRKDSQGICFLGKIKFSDFVCRHIGEMEGIILEAESGDFLGNHRGFWFYTIGQRQGLRLPGGPWYVVEKDTKNNVVFVSRNYYSIDKRRRIFRVGSLRWNSGKPSGKVRELRCKVRHGPGFYSCSFEMEGDGDVAVVHLDEDDQGLAAGQFAAFYEGTTCIGSGVILESWDDQCFPVCAKALQLAALEDKTKLGKPVKIMTMPTMSSVEADTGEASAEQKLVNA, via the exons ATGTTCTCCGCCGTCGCCAAACCCTTCCTCTCTCCCTCACCACCGCTATTTCGCCTTCCTCTTTCCTCTATCTCAATTTCCTTCCGCGTTTTCCCCtcattcttctcctcctcctcttcctctcaaTTGCCGTCTCCACAATCTTCTAACCCAATCACGCCTCTCATATCCTCGAACCGTAACTATAGCCGCCATGCCTTTATCGTCGACCAATACCTCTCATGTTCCATGCCTGAGAAGCCTCTTCGTGTCGCCGTACTCCTCAGTGGCGGCGTCGATAGCAGTGTCGCTCTCCGTCTCCTCCACGCCGCTGGTCACTCATGTACCGCTTTCTATCTCAAAATCTGGTTTCAG GAAGGCTTTGAGAATTTCTGGAATCAGTGCCCTTGGGAAGATGATTTGAAATATGCAAAACATGTTTGTGAGCAG GTTGATGTTCCTTTGGAGGTTGTGCATTTAACAGATGAATATTGGGAAAGAGTT GTTTCCTACATTATTGAGGAGTATCGATGTGGACGTACACCTAATCCGGATGTTCTATGTAATACTAGAATTAAGTTTG GTGCATTCATGGATGCAATCAGTGATATGGAGTATGACTATGTAGGTTCAGGTCATTATGCTAAAGTGGTCCATCCTCCTGCTGACCAAAATGATGCATCATCTGTTTTGGAACTATCACAAGACATG GTGAAGGATCAGACCTACTTCCTCTCACATCTCTCTCAAACCCAGCTTAAGCGACTGCTTTTCCCACTTGGTTGTGTAAAAAAG GACGAAGTTCGCAAACTAGCCACACAATTCGATTTGCCAAATAAAGATAGAAAGGATTCGCAAGGAATTTGTTTCCTTGGGAAG ATAAAGTTCAGCGACTTTGTCTGTAGACACATAGGGGAGATGGAAGGAATTATATTGGAAGCCGAATCTGGGGATTTTCTTGGTAACCACCGgggattttggttttacacAATTGGACAACGCCAAGGCTTGCGTTTACCCGGTGGCCCCTG GTATGTTGTTGAAAAGGACACCAAGAACAATGTAGTGTTTGTCTCCAGAAATTATTACTCAATCGACAAGAGAAGGCGGATTTTCCGTGTCGGCTCCTTAAGATGGAATAGTGGGAAACCTTCAGGCAAAGTTAGAGAGCTCCGTTGCAAG GTCCGACATGGGCCTGGCTTCTACAGCTGCAGTTTTGAAATGGAAGGAGACGGAGATGTTGCAGTTGTGCACCTAGACGAAGACGATCAAGGTCTAGCTGCTGGACAGTTTGCAGCGTTTTACGAGGGAACCACTTGCATTGGTTCAGGCGTAATTCTGGAGTCATGGGATGATCAGTGTTTCCCGGTCTGTGCAAAAGCCCTTCAACTCGCAGCATTGGaagataaaaccaaactcGGGAAACCTGTCAAAATCATGACAATGCCTACTATGTCATCTGTTGAGGCTGATACAGGAGAAGCCAGTGCAGAGCAAAAACTAGTCAACGCATAA
- a CDS encoding F-box and associated interaction domains-containing protein (F-box and associated interaction domains-containing protein; FUNCTIONS IN: ubiquitin-protein ligase activity; INVOLVED IN: ubiquitin-dependent protein catabolic process; LOCATED IN: chloroplast; CONTAINS InterPro DOMAIN/s: F-box domain, cyclin-like (InterPro:IPR001810), F-box domain, Skp2-like (InterPro:IPR022364), F-box associated domain, type 1 (InterPro:IPR006527), F-box associated interaction domain (InterPro:IPR017451); BEST Arabidopsis thaliana protein match is: F-box and associated interaction domains-containing protein (TAIR:AT1G51290.1); Has 1646 Blast hits to 1614 proteins in 35 species: Archae - 0; Bacteria - 0; Metazoa - 0; Fungi - 0; Plants - 1644; Viruses - 0; Other Eukaryotes - 2 (source: NCBI BLink).), producing MVSVNLPWELVEEILCRVPPQSLVKFRTVCKQWNSLFDDNKFVNDHFVQSQPQLIFRTESKIYSVAVNFKGPRIEVHELPLAIPGLKSEMPIRLHDYVDCDGLLFCTSYFNGVLIWNPWLRQTRFFPSIHRYPVTYDIGYDNKKQYKMLDYYKCEGDSSIKSIIYEIGLYSKKVKDLESDSTWSIFQSNSVSLNGTLYWAGVDVNNGIFIRSFSFSTEKPRTFCSLPFMYDDDNVLALAVFRKDRLSLLNLCNKTSEIKIWLTKNNINDREVGLEEDVVWINLMTVLIPNFPKFSFYWYNRPDLTYFLDNDDAKRLVICCYDETDQAYIYIVKGDMFKKIKIDQYEVLSDYSRPHFHTYIPSLVRPSRVKEDNKN from the coding sequence ATGGTGTCGGTCAACCTTCCATGGGAATTAGTGGAAGAGATCCTATGTAGGGTTCCACCTCAATCTCTTGTTAAATTCAGAACCGTATGTAAGCAATGGAATTCTCTTTTCGATGATAATAAGTTTGTCAACGACCACTTTGTTCAATCACAACCACAATTAATCTTCCGAACCGAGTCTAAGATTTATTCGGTAGCCGTAAATTTCAAAGGTCCACGGATAGAGGTCCATGAGTTACCCTTAGCCATTCCTGGTTTGAAATCTGAGATGCCGATACGGCTACACGACTATGTTGATTGTGATGGCTTGTTGTTTTGTACTAGCTACTTTAACGGGGTCTTGATTTGGAACCCCTGGTTGAGACAAACTAGATTTTTCCCATCCATACATCGTTATCCAGTCACATATGACATAGGTTatgataacaaaaaacaatacaagATGCTCGATTATTATAAATGTGAAGGTGACTCATCAATAAAATCCATAATTTATGAGATTGGGttatattcaaagaaagtTAAAGATTTGGAGTCTGATAGTACTTGGTCAATTTTCCAATCAAATAGCGTATCTCTGAATGGAACTTTGTATTGGGCTGGTGTAGATGTTAACAATGGTATTTTCATTAGAAGCTTCAGTTTTTCAACAGAAAAACCAAGAACTTTTTGTAGTCTACCGTTTATGTACGATGACGACAATGTTCTAGCCCTTGCGGTTTTTAGGAAAGATCGTCTTTCATTGTTAAACTTATGCAATAAAACATCAGAGATAAAGATTTGGTTGACAAAGAATAATATCAATGATAGGGAGGTAGGATTAGAAGAGGACGTGGTGTGGATAAACCTCATGACAGTGTTAATACCTAATTTCcctaaattttcattttattggTATAACCGTCCTGACCTAACTTACTTCCTCGACAACGATGATGCTAAGAGGCTTGTCATTTGTTGTTATGATGAAACTGATCAGGCTTACATCTACATTGTAAAAGGAGATATgttcaagaaaatcaaaatagatCAGTATGAGGTTCTATCTGATTATTCTCGCCCGCACTTCCATACTTATATCCCCAGTTTGGTTCGGCCTTCCCGGGTCAAAGAGGACAACAAGAATTAA